The Rhodamnia argentea isolate NSW1041297 chromosome 7, ASM2092103v1, whole genome shotgun sequence genome contains the following window.
ttttaataataaaaattattttttaaagaaatttagaaaaattaaaaatgaagtagaaatttttcgtcaaagattttgtgttaatgatattccaaaagtaaaaattttatatccttatcaaacacatttttttgcttaaaaactcatccaaaaactagaaatagaaaaatctatttttagccaaaaattgatTCCGGACATAGAATGATTATCATGCGTGCTCTTAGTATCCTAGTGTGATCCTATGGGTCAAATAATTTTTAGCCTAACcagaattttctggaattggTTCATCTCAACCCTTCATTTTGTGGGTTCCATCTGGACATTAAAAGGCGCGCATGTTAGTAtttttggaaatgaatttttgttccagaagtgcttctgaaatagaaatccatttaATAATACAACTTCTAAAGCATGAATCTATTGGGTTATACAATGTTACAtttctaattttgaagttgGTTTTGAGCcaatttcagaagttaaaaaaaattgatttcttttagaattagaaatctatcaacatcaatatctctctcgcttcagcctcttttcatttttaacgTCTCTTTATCGCAACCACATTTACGTTGTCGCCACCCATTCTTGACCTTTGTTGGCCGCCGCCTCCCCCCGCTAACCACCGCCCGCCACCGCACACCACCACCCGCCACCGTTCGCCACTATCGCCACCGCCAAGTCACCGTCTCTGAtcgccggagtaaaaaataaataatattttttatttctaaaaagcaaataatattttttaatgataaaatttattttttagagaaattttaaaaaaataaaaatgaagtagaaatttttcgattgcatataataattttttgtacaaaatttcacattaataatgttctagaagtataaattttcaatcgttaccaaacgaatttttctgatcagaaatcaacttctagaacaaaagtagaaaaatcaacttttgctatTGAGTGGAAGtagaaaatcaacttccggtcagaagttgatttctaaagcgaTAGTGTGGCCATGCACACCCTAAGATTAAGATATTCAATGTTTGAAGTTCAAGAAAAGCCCgaacaaaaaaataactaaataaagaaGTTCAAGAAAAGCCTATAGACATGTGACTTTGCTAGTAAATGGATTAGAGGGATGGAGATACTAATATCATAAGTACGGGGTTAGACTCCTGCTCTCACAGAgcaaaagttagagagagaaaagttagCGATAAGACAGACAAaagtccacaaaaaaaaaatcaaaggaaaaagtTTTCTCGAGGATAGATTCTTAATGAATGAATCCAATTGAAGGAACGTGTGATTTGTTGTATCAATAGTTGATCACCTCAAAAAAGGCTTCTGAATAATATACTAAAAATTAACTGATCATTTATCATCCTAAATACTATCTTTACCACATCTAACTCTTGCGAAACATGATTTAAGCTTTCAAAATTCACTTCCCTTTCTGGCCCTATCACCCCATTACAAATTCTTTGAGAGTGTTTGGAAACACAATACAAATGGGTTTTGGGACTTTAAAGGCTttggaaaaaatgcaaatgatgttCGGCAATTTTTGGAGAGCTTTGAGCAAATGCAATTACATTTTCAAAATCCCccaaaggcctttagcccaatgCAAGTCTTACCCAATTTTTGGGCTTTGAGCATTTTTGAAATGCTGATTAAATTTCACTTCTAACTTTGCCGTTactaaacttttgaaatttcgaaaatgccCTTGTTGTTTTCACCTAGCGCGATCTCAAGCGATGGCCTGGGATGGTCATTGAAAGTAGTGCAATCTCAGACAACGGTCGACCTGACATCCGATGAAGTGTTTGAGgttcatttttattattattattataaaagaaCATTGTAAAAGTCGTTtataaatgtaattttttttccaaataacaTTTACACCAAAATTGCTTCCTAATGCAATTTTATACTACACATTAGCAAACATTATTAGCATTCTGAAAAAAAATCCTTTCAACTTAATGTCCTTTCCATTTTCCAAAAGACTTCTCCCAAAAGTAAAGCTGCCTTCAACTTCACAACAAAACAACTTAACCCATTGCCAACTTTTAACCTTCAACTTCAAAGTTTGTTTCacttctcaatcttttcaaacaaatcaaaattttcaactcaCACATGGATTTTCAACTAACCCAAAGGCTTTGTTTGTTCAAAATTCCATAAAAGTTTAGTGAAAACTCCAGGGATTGGGTAAGATTGATTTACATGATACTCTTGAACTTGCTTGGTCAATGTTTGCTCATTTAGCTTAAATTTGGATAAGTGTAATCGAATTTTCAGAATGACATGCTGAGCTAATGACTTGGTTTGAATTGGTAAGTCTTCTACATGCCTGTGATGTGTTTGAATGATTACCAAAAGGATCTGCGTCCAAGTTCGTGCAACTCGCTTCATCGTTCCACTAatttccttgatcttttcttgaACAAGATCCCAAACGAAACATAATTTTTTCCAAGAGATGAACAATGTCGCTATAATAGGAAATGTCCAGTACGAAGCCTTGTTGAGGAGAATGCCCTCGAGTGCTCAATAGATACGGAATCAGAAAAAGAACAATCGGAGTCTGGCCACCagaatttatgcaaattttcgTTCTTTCTAAACTTCTCTGCATTCCGTTGTCTCATATCGAGCGATCGGCAAGAAGTTAAGAGCAACCAACACTGGCATAAGTAATGAAAAGCTCCAGCAAAGCGCTGAGCCAGGCTTTAATAATCTCCTTGTCCATTACTggatgaaaaagaaaggtcctCAGGAGGAAGTTACAAATTAATGTACAAGACACAATGTCAATTATTCTAGGGAGGCTTTTGACAAATTATGAGCTCTTTATAACTATTAAGCAATACAAGGGAgcaaaattttcagtttgtttttCAACACAGGAAGGCTAAGCCAATGATTTGGAACTGGTGCAGCTTTGTCCAAGCGACAGTTTGAGCCGCTTTACCATGCAAGCTTTGCTTTGTCCAACTGATGCTTGAATTCCTCAAGTGCCTTTTCCCTTAGCTTTTCCCAGGGATGTTAAGCTCAATCTGCAAACCAAAAGGAGAGGCCCTAAGTTCCCCCATGCTGGTGGATGATTAGTTACACTAGGACCAAGACAATACTGTCAAGTCCCATGTCCAGCAGTAACTCACAGTTGCATTTCCAAATACTTACCCCGTAGAAGCTAAAGAACCTATGACAAGAGAACAGCTCAACCAAAAGCAGAGGCGATTACCTAATGAGCGGTTTCCGTTGTGTCGGAGGCGCCGGTGGATTCACAATCGATGGCGGTGCCATAAGTTCAGCAGGCTTGGGCAGAAAAGAGCAAACAACAAAGAGAAGACATAAGATACGGGCAGTATCTGAGATAGATTTCCAGCTTATTTGCCATGCACAATACCCAAAAACACCAAAACTAATTGTCAAACAAAACCAACAAAAGTCAGAAGCAACAAGAAAAGTGAGTTTTCAAGATCTGCCAGTAATGTCCCAAAAACTGAATGAAGAACTTTTATAAGGGGAAATAAGCATGACAGCACCTTAAAACAAAAGCTAGACACATTTAGGGTCcacttaaaagaagaaaaatgtgtGCAACCACTGAAAATTCATACCAAATAACCTCTCCACATGAAATGACAGCATGATAATTTCTAACTTGAGTGTAACCAAGAAAGGGAAGTAGAGATCACCTCGAGCTCCTCTATATCCCCACTTGTGTAGAAACTACCAGACGTACTTATTCCATTGCTAGACATTACAGCTGTTGCTGCCACATTTGATGTCAAAGACACCATTGGTGGGCTTTTCCCACTTTTATCTGTATCTTCATATTTGTCTTTCTGTTGGACGTCATCTTCAAGTTCATCAAGttctttggaaaaatctgggcaGGCAACGTATGATACAGATGTGATCTTTTCAATTGCTAGATTCTCTGCTTCCCTTGAACTTGATTCATCAGCAACAGAACCTGAAGGTTTCCCATAGGCAGAGCCACCTGTTATGTGATTTTGAACTACGTCATGCCCTATATCCCCAGCTCCATTAGTCGCAACAGAAGCAAGGACACTTTCTTGAGCTTCTCCAGTAGATGAAGGTAAAGCAGCCACAATTCTCGCACTTTTTAAGTTTGACTCTACCTCCTCCTCTcgctttctcttccttccttcgTCCATTTCATCAGGAGTACCCTGTCCTTCAGGAGACTTATCTACTTGACTACTACTAGCAGCTTTCAATTCCATGGCCCGCCTAGAATCCCAAGTAGCTTTTGATGGACGGGGAGGTCGAACACCACCAGGAAAGACGAACTTAGGGATATTCTTACGCCGTACATGACATACATAAATCTCCATCCCAGGTTTCCATAATGTGTACAAATTGACAGAATGCTTAAATTCCTCAACAGTTAACCTAATGTCAAACTGTTCACCTTCATTCACTAGAACCCCCTGTTTTCGTTGCAGACCCATAAAATAACTGTGATGAAAAGGTCTGGACTTGTCTGAAAAATCACCCGGGTGGGGGTGGCACTGAAGCATGTTATAAGTGTGCCTCTCAATCTACATTTGCATGTCAGCAGCTTAATCATTCTAGTCATATAGGTCTCAAGAAtatggaaaaggaaatcaagaaaaaatttgttTCACCTTCAATGTGAGCTGACGTAGGCGAGACTCAACCCAACCTTTCCACTTTCTTAGATCATCAGCATTTTCCGCAGAGATATCTATTTGCAGATAATTCTTGTATGCttcaaaaaaggcaaaaggctCAAAGAGTGTATCCCACTCAGCCCTGCTAGACTCCATAGCCTGTACCAAGCAGAAATCTAGTATTTATGGTCAAGGGAAATCTGGAGGAAGATCTAACATATCAATATCTGCAGGCATGAAAGCCAGAGAAACAACAGAAAAACAGGTCAAATAGGTCCTATGCCCATTAATAGATTAAGCTGTCCACCTATCATGCTAAGGGTTGAAACGAGACAGGTTATATCCGGAACAACTAATGCAATAACCCCGGCGATTTAGGGGACATGTGCGCATGGCTCGCTATGAATCAACAGGAGCATCTACGTTCTATTAAATAATCAAACCAAACCATAATCGCCTTTTGTTCattttggttttgattttttctttttaggtgAGGGGGATGTGCAGCACAGGAGTCGGATTTTTTCAGAGAGGCACCGCTGTAGAAACTGTAAATCCACCTCCAAGATCAAGGCATATATAAAATGCCGAAGAAATTTTCAGCCAACAGATACTGGGAAGATAACATTGATATTCACAACAAAGCGCAGTGGCAAACTCACTCACCCATGTCAATTACGATCCATGCACCAATCAAGTTAAACTCCTCCCAGATTAAATTACGTTGAGCCATCATAACTGAAAGTTCCAAGTAAAACACAAAACTGTAAACGTATACAGAAGCCAAACCATCATACCTCACATATATCACTCCCCCTTTGGAACTCTTCTGACAAAATTCGCAGAGTACTGGCAGAGACATTATAGCTAGAATTCATGCAAGGGTATGCAGGAGTAATTATCGGCATCAAATGGAACCTGTCCTTTGGATTTCTTCTAGGATCCCAGATCTGCAGCCCAAGAGATCCTTCTTCAATATCACACAGCATGACAGGGTTTGGCCAGCGCCACTGTGTATAGACCCTGAAGAATCGGGAGACCAACATATTGGGTAAAGCATTAGGATATAGCTGGCATATGCGAGCAACAAGCAGAGCCCAATTTATACCACCAAGAAAGCCCGCAACCTATCATGACCAAAAAAAGGAGATAAGAAACTGCAAAGATTCAGATCAAATAAGTCGAGCAGAAAAAATTACTTACATTGGAATAGACTCCACGGCGCTTTGCCCAAAACCTCATGCATCTCAATGTCGTACGGAAATTCTAAAGTCCAGAAAGAGAGGTGCAATTAGTGAAAGATAATTCCGCAAAGTAGTAAAAGCCAGTAAAAGCCAAAAGGTCTCTCCATGCGCCTAAAATTCAGATTCAATGAAAAGCAACCTGTATATTAGGAACCAGTCGCAGAATCTGGTCAGTTACTCTACATCCATTAAGACTACGAACTGTCTGGTCATCTGCATTCTGTAAAATTGAATCTTGCGAAATATCCAAGTCCTGCTCAAGAATAATATGTCGTTCAAATGATTTAAGCAAATAGTCAGACTAATCTAGAAAGTAAATTATAACAGAGTCAAACATGATAGGAACATCATTAGGTGAAGTTCTCAGTATAATCTTATGCCTCCTGTAAGACCCCAAAAAAAGTCAATGTCATCACAGATACATTTATGGAGCAATTTTGAATTTACTACATCAGATTAAATATCTACAACAGTAGTTATTACATACAAACTGCCATCAACATGCGTCTTTGTATTCATGTGAGTGCTCCGCCAAAttgtactttattttttaatttttggaatgTTTTCCCTATTTCCATCCTCCAATGTGGTGCAACTAACAGTACTTCTCAGATATTACTTCGCAAATGGAATAGGTCCAGAGCCACCACTGCTATTAAAGAAAGCTACagagttaaattttaaaaaggaatAACAGTCCACCATCTGCAGAATAATGCTGATAGTGATGTATGTAAAATTGCAGTCCAGTAATTAAAGCGAAGGTGACAAAGTATCTGACCAAAACTCCACATTGTTTTTTCTAATATATGCAGTGATAGCAAGTTTCAGACAAGGCGCAGTACCAAATGCATGATTATTAGCAAAATCCAAAAATGTCACTTACTTCAGGGATAACCCAAAGAGACAACTTTGCATATAGAAGATCTATCGAAACACCACTAAATTTGAATCTCATCACAGGAACATGAGCATCAGGTACAGGGTGCAGTTCTGAGACTTCGCTCATCTCAGACAGCATTCTATGTAGCTCACCAAAGAAATCTTCCTGAATGCAGTTAGAGAAACAGTCCTTAGTTCATCAAACAACAAGAATTAAACAATGGAAGAATTGTAGCAAAGGAGGTCATGAAAGCAGATCGCACTTCTCTCGTTGCATGTCTAGGTCCCACGCATAGTGTGTCTATATCTGCACCAGGGCCATGCacctaaaaatattaaaacgaagaaaagaaaagttgaacttTACTGCAAACTCAATAGGGACATCAGAACAGTACATAGAAAGAAAAGCTCATAAATATGTAGGAAGTCATAGGAATGTGATTCAAACAATAGGTTTCTATAACCAAATAGAATCACCACCACCCAGGAAATACTCATCTTGTCATGGAAAGACTGACCCAGCTACAAACTTAAATCAACTTAGACATAACTTCAGGTACATGCTCACCTCAACCTCTCTAGCAGCAGCTTGATTCCTACCTTCTAGACCTTGTTATAGTTTCAAGCAAAACAATTCAATGATAAAATCACCCCTACCCCCTCTTCTACATCTTAAACAGCATTTGCAGGATTAAAATAGGTAAAAGAAACCTATGAGAAAGAGCTCAACCGTACAGGTGCATAACAAGAATAAGTGACAGAAAAGCTTTATCTATGGAAAAGAAGATCAGCATCTCCAAGCAGAACGTCTGAAAGATGGGATAAGAGGCAAGAAACAAAACTAGCAAACAAGCTCCTATCAAAGGACAATTTATGTGTGCAATACATCATTGCCAATTTTAACCCCTTAACCTGAACATACTAAATCACACCACTATTCTCTTCCTCCCTCATGCACGTCATATGTTCATATCCTTCCATTTATCATCAAATTCAATTCATAATACTGCGCTAAAATGAACCAGATATCTTCTAAAGCATTATAACAAGGAGTCCTAAAAACTTTAAAGTTCTTAATCCTGATAAGTAACTCTCTTTTCATAGAAGAATAAGAAGTTTATGGTACCCCAAGCCGATAAGAACCAAacgtaaatatttttgcattcgCTTCTTGAACAAGTTGCTCATTCAGCCCCTTTGCACGACTTATTGATTTGACCCATATCTTCACAATCTGCCACAATACGACATAATAAACTGGCATCAGAATTTGATTCGACAGATGCGACAGTACTCTCTTACATGACACATACAATGAAGCAACAGCAAATGTATTGGCAAAAACAGTATTTAACTTTGCAGAAAGAAACACGCGGAAGTTGAGAAACAGCTCAAGGCACAGCATTTGCCTAAGCTAACAGACATTTAATGAAGAACCTAACCTGGTCCAGCCTGCCAAGCACTTCCTCTCTAGTCACAGCCTCCTCTTGGCTCTCATACAATCCAGCATCTTGCAAAAACTAACATAGCAGAATTCACAGATTAATAAGCTGTCAAAGAACATTCAAGATTCATGCAGCCAAAGTAGACAATTTGGCCAAAGGAAGAACCTTTTCCAGCTCGTGGGTCTTTATCACATCATCCTCTGTTGGTCCACTCAAAGAAATGGGTTCTGTGATACCCAAGCGCTGGCCACTACTACGATTGCTTAATAAGGGACTCCCCATTTAGAAATTGGCTACAaactttttttcctcaaatactcacttttttgtgttcttttttctctttaatttttttttcctttccttctttgttcAGAGTCTTTCACGGAGTGACAGGGAACTGTTAGCACAATTTAGACTATATTACCAATTTCCCCACAGGGAAATCAAAAGGA
Protein-coding sequences here:
- the LOC115734659 gene encoding nuclear poly(A) polymerase 1 isoform X2; translation: MGSPLLSNRSSGQRLGITEPISLSGPTEDDVIKTHELEKFLQDAGLYESQEEAVTREEVLGRLDQIVKIWVKSISRAKGLNEQLVQEANAKIFTFGSYRLGVHGPGADIDTLCVGPRHATREEDFFGELHRMLSEMSEVSELHPVPDAHVPVMRFKFSGVSIDLLYAKLSLWVIPEDLDISQDSILQNADDQTVRSLNGCRVTDQILRLVPNIQNFRTTLRCMRFWAKRRGVYSNVAGFLGGINWALLVARICQLYPNALPNMLVSRFFRVYTQWRWPNPVMLCDIEEGSLGLQIWDPRRNPKDRFHLMPIITPAYPCMNSSYNVSASTLRILSEEFQRGSDICEAMESSRAEWDTLFEPFAFFEAYKNYLQIDISAENADDLRKWKGWVESRLRQLTLKIERHTYNMLQCHPHPGDFSDKSRPFHHSYFMGLQRKQGVLVNEGEQFDIRLTVEEFKHSVNLYTLWKPGMEIYVCHVRRKNIPKFVFPGGVRPPRPSKATWDSRRAMELKAASSSQVDKSPEGQGTPDEMDEGRKRKREEEVESNLKSARIVAALPSSTGEAQESVLASVATNGAGDIGHDVVQNHITGGSAYGKPSGSVADESSSREAENLAIEKITSVSYVACPDFSKELDELEDDVQQKDKYEDTDKSGKSPPMVSLTSNVAATAVMSSNGISTSGSFYTSGDIEELEPAELMAPPSIVNPPAPPTQRKPLIRLSLTSLGKAKGKGT
- the LOC115734659 gene encoding nuclear poly(A) polymerase 1 isoform X1, which encodes MGSPLLSNRSSGQRLGITEPISLSGPTEDDVIKTHELEKFLQDAGLYESQEEAVTREEVLGRLDQIVKIWVKSISRAKGLNEQLVQEANAKIFTFGSYRLGVHGPGADIDTLCVGPRHATREEDFFGELHRMLSEMSEVSELHPVPDAHVPVMRFKFSGVSIDLLYAKLSLWVIPEDLDISQDSILQNADDQTVRSLNGCRVTDQILRLVPNIQNFRTTLRCMRFWAKRRGVYSNVAGFLGGINWALLVARICQLYPNALPNMLVSRFFRVYTQWRWPNPVMLCDIEEGSLGLQIWDPRRNPKDRFHLMPIITPAYPCMNSSYNVSASTLRILSEEFQRGSDICEAMESSRAEWDTLFEPFAFFEAYKNYLQIDISAENADDLRKWKGWVESRLRQLTLKIERHTYNMLQCHPHPGDFSDKSRPFHHSYFMGLQRKQGVLVNEGEQFDIRLTVEEFKHSVNLYTLWKPGMEIYVCHVRRKNIPKFVFPGGVRPPRPSKATWDSRRAMELKAASSSQVDKSPEGQGTPDEMDEGRKRKREEEVESNLKSARIVAALPSSTGEAQESVLASVATNGAGDIGHDVVQNHITGGSAYGKPSGSVADESSSREAENLAIEKITSVSYVACPDFSKELDELEDDVQQKDKYEDTDKSGKSPPMVSLTSNVAATAVMSSNGISTSGSFYTSGDIEELEPAELMAPPSIVNPPAPPTQRKPLIRASPFGLQIELNIPGKS